TCAGCGCCGACGGTACGTTCACCGATTATTATGTGACTGAGGACCGTTTTTTGTACAAGCTGAAGGACCATATCAGCTACGAAGAAGCGACGCTGACCGAACCGCTGAGCTGTATGCTGACCGGAATCAACCAGATTAACCTGCTGCCTAACTTCACAACCGTTATTATAGGTGCGGGTCCGATCGGGATTCTGTACAGCTATGCTCTTGCTTCGAAAGGCGTAACTGGTTGCCTTGTTGACATCTCGGAGGAACGGCTCGCCATAGCGGATTCTATTGCCCCCGAACGGTGGTCCGCGCACGCCACACTGGAATCGGCCATTCATAAGCTGGCTCCGTTAAAAAATCAGGTGGACATGATTGTGGACACCACAGGAGTGGTCGGCACTGAGGTACTAAGCCAGCTTGCGAGCGGCGGGTATTTGATGCTGGTGGGGCTAAGAGATGGGATAAGCTCGTTTAATCCGAAAGAGGTAGTTGACCGTAGCCTTAAAATCATCGGCTCCATTGATTCTCTGGGCACGTTCTCCACGGCACATTACCTGATTGAGCAGCAAATCATTCCCGCCAAAAAAATCATTACCCACTCGTATCCGCTGGACGACTACCATGAAGCCTTCAAGACGCTTGGATGCAATATCAGCGAGCGGACACTTCAGCCTTCGTCGCAGGCGATCAAGATTGTGCTGCAATCGAATGGCTCCGGCAACTAAATTTAGCTACTAACAAGGGGGAGAATGGACATGACGAGCATCCATCATGTTACACCGACGAATAAT
This window of the Paenibacillus polymyxa genome carries:
- the gutB1 gene encoding 2-amino-2-deoxy-D-mannitol dehydrogenase GutB1 translates to MLALVYKSAWDVALEERPIPEIKKDNDVLVRIRATGVCGTDLGIISGKYHAVPSTILGHESAGDVIAVGSAVSSLQPGDRVVIDPTYYCGQCEMCRTGRQNHCTHKSVTETGVSADGTFTDYYVTEDRFLYKLKDHISYEEATLTEPLSCMLTGINQINLLPNFTTVIIGAGPIGILYSYALASKGVTGCLVDISEERLAIADSIAPERWSAHATLESAIHKLAPLKNQVDMIVDTTGVVGTEVLSQLASGGYLMLVGLRDGISSFNPKEVVDRSLKIIGSIDSLGTFSTAHYLIEQQIIPAKKIITHSYPLDDYHEAFKTLGCNISERTLQPSSQAIKIVLQSNGSGN